DNA sequence from the Candidatus Borkfalkia ceftriaxoniphila genome:
GCTTTTGAATCAGCCCCGCAAGGCTGTGAGCGGTCTCGTTTATTCGGGCACCATCATCGGCATGGTCATTATCAGCCTGCTGTTTGCCATTACCCTCGCCGCCGTCGCGCGGCTTTTGGGCGTGGATTCGGCTTCCTTTGCCGATGCGGATTGGTACAAATATCTTTCCTACTTTCTGTATCAGATCGTATATATCGCGATCATTTTCGCCTTTGCGCGCATCTATAAGAATAAACCGCGCGAATTCGGCTACCGTAAGACGCACTGGAAATATTATATCATCGCGATCGTTCTGGGATTCGGGCTGCTGTTCGGGCTCAACTGGATGAACAATCTCTTTGCGCTCGCCATCGAAAAAATGGGCGGCGTGCTGCCCGAGATCTCGCTGCCTTCTCTCAAAGGGGGCGGGCTTTTCGGCGTTCTTCTTGTGGTCGCGATTCTCCCCGCGATCTTGGAGGAAACGATCTTCCGCGGCATCATCTTGGAGGGGATCAAGGATATCGGAACGGTCGCGGCGTGCCTTTTGGGCGGACTGCTCTTTTCCATCTTTCACCAGAACCCCATGCAGACCGTCTATCAGTTCGTATGCGGCGCGGTCTTCACGTTGCTCGCCATCCGCGCCGATTCCATTCTTCCCGCCATCTTAGTGCATTTCGCAAACAACGCGTTCATCATTTTCGATACCCGTTTCGGCTGGCTCGCAAAGGCAAGCGATCCCGCAATGATCGTCCTGTACGTGTTGGCGGGCGTCGCGCTCGTCTTGTCCCTCGGCTATCTGATCTTCGTCGACCGTAAGACGAACCGCAAAAAGCAGGGGGCGATCAAGCCGCTCGTCATTTTTGCTCTTGCGGGCATCATCATCAACGCCGTCATGTGGTTTACCGTTCTGGCGGGTTATTTCGCGTAATGAACAAAGTCAATATCGTCTGCGTCGGAAAGATCAAGGAAAAATTTTATACGGACGCCGTCAACGAATATATCAAGCGCATGTCGCGCTTTGCAAAGGTTTCGGTTGTGGAACTATGCGAGCGCGAAACGCCGCAAAAGGAGTGCGACAGCATTTTAAAGGCATTGAAGGGCTACGTCGTCGCGCTCGCCGTGGAAGGGGAAAAAGCGGACAGTTTGTCGCTCGCCAAAAAAATGCGGACGCTTCTGGACGCGGGCAAAGAACTGACCTTTGTCATCGGCTCGTCCTGCGGGCTGGACGCACGCGTGAAAGCGGCGGCGGACTGGAAACTTTCCTTTTCGGACATGACCTTTCCGCATCAACTCATGCGCGTCATACTGTGCGAACAGATCTACCGCGCGTTCATGATCAACGCGGGCAGCGAGTATCATAAATAGGATTTCGGGAACACATCGGGCCCGTCGCGCGTATATATGATTTTATGGACGCGCTCAATGAAGTTTACGATTTTTACCGGGCCTTTGCGGGCGAAAAGTTTTCCGTCGGGACGAGCGTTTTGGGAAGGGACATTCCCTGTATGAAATGCGGGGAGGGGCGGCCCTTCGTCATCGTACAGTACGCGATACACGCCAGGGAGTGGATCACTTCGCTGTTGGCGCTTTCGCATATTTCGAATTTTTCGTCGTGCGGCACCTTTTATTTTCTGCCCGTGACCAATCCCGACGGCGTGGCGCTGGCTCTTAGCGGTCTGTCCTCGGTAAAAGAGCCATCCCGCGCGGATTTTTTACGCGGGCTGAACGGCGGGGAAGATTTTTCTCTCTGGAAAGCCAATGCGAACGGCGTGGACCTCAACGTGAATTTCGACGCGCGGTGGGGTGCGGGGATAAAAAACGTGTTTTCTCCC
Encoded proteins:
- a CDS encoding CPBP family intramembrane glutamic endopeptidase, which translates into the protein MENQTNNQAPKSGLLNQPRKAVSGLVYSGTIIGMVIISLLFAITLAAVARLLGVDSASFADADWYKYLSYFLYQIVYIAIIFAFARIYKNKPREFGYRKTHWKYYIIAIVLGFGLLFGLNWMNNLFALAIEKMGGVLPEISLPSLKGGGLFGVLLVVAILPAILEETIFRGIILEGIKDIGTVAACLLGGLLFSIFHQNPMQTVYQFVCGAVFTLLAIRADSILPAILVHFANNAFIIFDTRFGWLAKASDPAMIVLYVLAGVALVLSLGYLIFVDRKTNRKKQGAIKPLVIFALAGIIINAVMWFTVLAGYFA
- a CDS encoding 23S rRNA (pseudouridine(1915)-N(3))-methyltransferase RlmH, giving the protein MNKVNIVCVGKIKEKFYTDAVNEYIKRMSRFAKVSVVELCERETPQKECDSILKALKGYVVALAVEGEKADSLSLAKKMRTLLDAGKELTFVIGSSCGLDARVKAAADWKLSFSDMTFPHQLMRVILCEQIYRAFMINAGSEYHK
- a CDS encoding M14 family zinc carboxypeptidase; the encoded protein is MDALNEVYDFYRAFAGEKFSVGTSVLGRDIPCMKCGEGRPFVIVQYAIHAREWITSLLALSHISNFSSCGTFYFLPVTNPDGVALALSGLSSVKEPSRADFLRGLNGGEDFSLWKANANGVDLNVNFDARWGAGIKNVFSPARENFVGSSPESEPETRALAAFTQNVCPDATVSYHSKGEEIYWYFEQEPGDCERDFRIARALAATTGYAPAYTPGSAGGYKDWCIRALHIPSFTIEVGSDGLEHPVGLSQLGRIAAQNKYVPATLAEELLWTKR